In a single window of the Labeo rohita strain BAU-BD-2019 chromosome 23, IGBB_LRoh.1.0, whole genome shotgun sequence genome:
- the klhl17 gene encoding kelch-like protein 17 → MMEGGMQLLNRDGHSISHNSKRHYHDSFVSMNRMRQRGLLCDIVLHVANKEIKAHKVVLASCSPYFHAMFTNEMSESRQTHVTLHDIDPQALEQLVQYAYTAEIVVGEGNVQTLLPAASLLQLNGVRDACCKFLLSQLDPSNCLGIRGFADTHSCSDLLKSAHKYVLQHFVEVSKTEEFMLLPLKQVLDLISSDNLNVPSEEEVYRAVLSWVKHDIDGRRQHVPRLMKCVRLPLLTRDFLMSNVDTELLVRHHSECKDLLIEALKYHLMPEQRGVLSNSRTRPRRCEGASPVLFAVGGGSLFAIHGDCEAYDTRTDRWHMVASMSTRRARVGVAAIGNKLYAVGGYDGTSDLATVESYDPVTNAWQPEVSMGTRRSCLGVAVLHGLLYAAGGYDGASCLNSAERYDPLTSTWTSIAAMSTRRRYVRVATLDGSLYAVGGYDSSSHLATVEKYDPQSNAWTAIANMLSRRSSAGVAVLEGMLYVAGGNDGTSCLNSVERYNPKTNTWEGVAPMNIRRSTHDLVAMDGWLYAVGGNDGSSSLNSIEKYNPRSNKWVAASCMFTRRSSVGVAVLELLNFPPPSSPTLSVSSTSL, encoded by the exons ATGATGGAGGGGGGTATGCAGCTGCTGAACCGGGATGGCCACAGCATCTCGCACAACTCCAAGCGCCACTACCATGACTCCTTCGTGTCCATGAACCGCATGCGGCAGCGAGGCCTGCTCTGCGACATCGTGCTCCATGTGGCCAACAAGGAGATCAAGGCGCACAAGGTGGTGCTGGCCTCCTGCAGTCCATACTTCCACGCCATGTTTACAA ATGAGATGTCGGAGAGCCGTCAGACCCATGTGACCCTGCATGACATTGACCCTCAGGCTCTGGAGCAGCTGGTGCAGTATGCCTACACTGCTGAAATTGTAGTAGGAGAAGGAAATGTGCAG ACCCTGTTGCCGGCAGCTAGTCTCCTGCAGCTCAACGGAGTGAGAGATGCCTGCTGCAAATTCCTTCTCAGCCAGCTGGACCCCTCAAACTGCCTGGGCATCCGTGGCTTTGCAGACACTCACTCCTGCAGCGACCTTCTCAAGTCGGCCCATAAGTACGTCCTGCAGCACTTTGTAGAGGTATCGAAGACGGAGGAGTTCATGCTGCTTCCCCTCAAACAG GTGCTGGATCTGATTTCTAGTGACAACCTGAATGTCCCATCAGAGGAGGAGGTGTACAGGGCTGTGCTTAGCTGGGTCAAGCATGACATTGATGGGCGGAGGCAGCACGTGCCCCGG CTCATGAAGTGTGTGCGCTTGCCACTGCTGACACGAGACTTCCTGATGAGCAACGTGGATACGGAACTGCTGGTGCGTCACCACTCTGAGTGCAAAGACCTGCTGATTGAGGCGCTGAAGTATCACTTGATGCCCGAGCAAAGGGGTGTTCTCAGTAACAGCCGCACCCGACCACGCCGCTGCGAGGGAGCCAGTCCGGTCCTCTTTGCCGTAG GTGGGGGCAGTCTTTTTGCCATTCATGGAGACTGTGAGGCCTATGACACTAGGACAGACCGCTGGCACATGGTTGCGTCAATGTCAACGAGGCGGGCACGAGTTGGAGTGGCTGCAATTGGAAATAAGCTCTATGCTGTGGGAGG GTATGATGGCACCTCTGATTTGGCTACTGTAGAGTCATATGACCCAGTAACCAATGCGTGGCAACCTGAGGTGTCTATGGGAACGAGGAGGAGCTGTTTAGGGGTGGCGGTCCTGCATGGGTTGCTGTATGCAGCAGGAGGATACGATGGTGCTTCTTGTCTCAATAG TGCAGAGAGGTATGACCCTTTGACCAGTACCTGGACCTCCATCGCTGCCATGAGCACCAGGAGGAGATACGTTAGAGTGGCCACATTAG ATGGCAGTTTGTATGCAGTCGGCGGGTATGACAGCTCCTCACACTTAGCCACGGTAGAAAAGTACGACCCTCAG agtaaTGCCTGGACTGCCATTGCCAACATGCTGAGTAGGAGGAGCAGCGCAGGAGTGGCTGTATTGGAGGGCATGCTTTATGTTGCGGGGGGCAATGATGGTACCAGCTGCCTAAATTCAGTGGAACGATATAATCCGAAAACAAACACCTGGGAGGGAGTGGCGCCCATGAACATTCGCAG GAGCACCCATGACCTGGTCGCCATGGATGGCTGGCTATATGCGGTTGGAGGCAACGATGGCAGCTCCAGTCTCAACTCCATAGAAAAGTACAACCCTCGTAGCAACAAATGGGTGGCGGCGTCGTGCATGTTCACGCGCCGTAGCAGCGTGGGAGTCGCTGTCCTAGAGCTCCTCAACTTTCCTCCTCCGTCCTCTCCTACTCTTTCCGTTTCCTCCACCAGTCTTTGA